A genomic segment from Pirellulales bacterium encodes:
- a CDS encoding uracil-DNA glycosylase, with the protein MRRGAPKLPHAEREMALNLICGQVRGCERCGELATTRKQTVFGVGDASARLCFMGEAPGADEDAQGEPFVGRSGQLLNKIIEACTLRRQDVYILNTLKCRPPGNRNPLPTETANCREYL; encoded by the coding sequence ATGCGCCGAGGGGCACCCAAGCTGCCGCACGCCGAACGCGAGATGGCGCTCAATCTGATTTGCGGGCAAGTGCGCGGCTGCGAGCGCTGCGGCGAACTGGCCACCACGCGCAAGCAAACGGTGTTCGGCGTCGGCGACGCCAGTGCCCGGCTGTGCTTCATGGGCGAAGCGCCGGGCGCCGACGAAGACGCCCAGGGCGAGCCGTTCGTCGGCCGGTCCGGACAATTGCTCAACAAAATCATCGAAGCCTGCACGCTGCGACGACAGGACGTTTACATTCTCAACACCCTCAAGTGCCGCCCACCGGGCAACCGCAATCCGCTGCCGACCGAGACGGCCAACTGCCGCGAGTATCTCG